A stretch of [Clostridium] scindens DNA encodes these proteins:
- a CDS encoding RNA polymerase sigma factor, producing the protein MKKKNENGDIRLIDANKALDDYSDMVYRIALLHMKNKSDAEDIFQEVFLRLVRYADRIKEEEHLKHWLIRVTINCCKKQFDNAYRKRTVPLEADGRKEPSYEMPERDDSIWEAVRQLPDNYSSVIHLFYYEQYSIKEIGQIMELSDTAVKTRLSRARDMLRDYLEGGQGCAGSR; encoded by the coding sequence ATGAAGAAAAAGAATGAGAACGGGGATATACGCCTGATTGATGCCAATAAAGCGCTGGATGACTACAGCGATATGGTGTATCGGATCGCGCTGCTTCATATGAAGAATAAGAGCGACGCGGAGGATATATTTCAAGAAGTATTTCTAAGGCTGGTCAGATATGCTGACAGGATAAAAGAAGAGGAACATCTGAAGCACTGGCTGATCAGGGTGACGATTAACTGCTGCAAGAAGCAGTTTGATAATGCGTATAGAAAGAGGACGGTTCCATTAGAGGCTGATGGCAGGAAGGAACCGTCTTATGAGATGCCTGAGCGGGATGATAGCATCTGGGAAGCTGTGAGACAGCTTCCGGATAACTACAGCAGCGTCATCCATCTGTTCTACTACGAACAGTATTCAATAAAAGAGATAGGGCAGATTATGGAATTATCTGACACCGCAGTTAAGACGAGGCTGTCCCGCGCAAGGGATATGCTGCGTGACTATTTGGAAGGAGGGCAAGGCTGTGCAGGATCACGATAA
- a CDS encoding transglutaminase domain-containing protein, which yields MKEKRRRQAVSLFLVLAILMTGCQGKQQAQDSQERSGEKIEAGKLAQSVRDKYADEEKYEYGEPITDIARDEHLKIQMGFDIMNAGFDQYTQIVQVFQNAELTQSVGTGFEWDEEKQVISITPPKWSAGGISNAELDKDVPGNKSTSTELFDKGESKDWGNLPQYYLVQYVDLETGEVLAKPIVTIVTVDHEVKKAPKVSLRISEDGLPEFSWKKVPGADTYYIMEMNYSKESGFSGAGWVQGHTKKTKWKPESATHLVTFTVSEAQRIEEYNIEKYGEGTDPIPKDGVYETYYCVIAASEDGTSAISNTFNEKEIVRRVPYSEEVGISREKEGSNYADGFANMPSYKWVTMCDGTLVQKMINYDFQEAEKVVETWGEYEKEDMSDLHNVEVDVVRVPYVIEGTGFTGIVKVQNFNSETWEKDLKEIEKRQEQLRNRAGARDIEIEEAQTEDEAGGDSQNVYETDYKITANSALSEYLAANMLTGASMIDLSDFPESADQQYLSDAWMEAVYQNPLILGVKSAGIADGGKTLMVQYDTDPAAMEEKQKEIAEEVKRVTGEIITDDMSELDKELAINQYLCDTAEYDMDALDNAEKNNFETVDEQFNDSFTPYGVLLNKSGVCASYAGAFKLLADEAGLESIVVTGNLEGELPHAWNKIKIDGEWQIVDSTNNDNELIFNALLNLPDKAAGKVLVEDDRYVLDTRIAHYQAPTDKMEYYRLQNKYFQKDQIADSLTAELKKGNAAVLRTDYDLNDQQFNDIAMKVLEEYGNDDLAGYYWMGVIYLTDQE from the coding sequence ATGAAAGAGAAAAGACGAAGACAGGCTGTCAGCCTTTTCCTGGTATTGGCGATACTGATGACGGGCTGCCAGGGAAAGCAGCAGGCACAAGATAGCCAAGAACGCAGCGGAGAGAAGATCGAGGCCGGGAAACTTGCCCAAAGTGTCCGTGATAAATATGCGGATGAAGAAAAATATGAGTACGGCGAGCCGATTACGGATATCGCAAGAGATGAGCATCTGAAGATTCAGATGGGATTTGACATCATGAATGCAGGATTTGACCAGTATACTCAGATCGTCCAGGTATTTCAGAATGCGGAACTTACCCAGAGCGTTGGAACCGGATTTGAGTGGGATGAAGAAAAGCAGGTGATATCCATCACCCCTCCGAAGTGGAGCGCAGGCGGTATCAGCAATGCGGAACTGGACAAGGATGTGCCGGGAAATAAATCTACTTCAACGGAACTGTTTGATAAAGGCGAATCAAAGGATTGGGGCAACCTCCCTCAGTACTATTTGGTGCAGTATGTAGACCTTGAGACAGGAGAAGTTCTGGCGAAGCCGATCGTTACAATTGTTACTGTAGACCATGAGGTGAAAAAGGCACCAAAAGTGTCGCTGCGGATCAGCGAGGACGGGCTGCCTGAATTCTCCTGGAAGAAGGTGCCGGGAGCGGATACCTATTATATTATGGAGATGAATTATTCTAAGGAGTCCGGATTCAGCGGCGCGGGATGGGTACAGGGACATACAAAGAAGACAAAGTGGAAGCCCGAATCAGCGACACATCTGGTGACCTTTACTGTCTCCGAAGCCCAACGTATCGAGGAATACAATATTGAAAAGTATGGAGAGGGCACAGACCCGATTCCAAAAGACGGAGTCTACGAAACATACTATTGCGTGATCGCTGCTTCCGAAGATGGCACATCCGCGATCAGCAATACATTTAATGAAAAAGAGATCGTAAGGCGCGTCCCCTATTCAGAAGAAGTAGGGATCAGCAGGGAAAAAGAAGGATCAAACTATGCGGATGGATTTGCGAATATGCCGTCATATAAGTGGGTGACCATGTGTGATGGTACCTTGGTACAGAAAATGATCAATTATGATTTCCAGGAAGCGGAAAAGGTAGTGGAGACTTGGGGAGAATATGAGAAAGAAGATATGTCCGATCTCCATAACGTGGAAGTAGACGTCGTAAGGGTTCCTTATGTAATAGAGGGAACCGGATTCACCGGAATCGTGAAGGTCCAGAACTTTAACAGCGAGACCTGGGAAAAGGATTTGAAAGAAATAGAAAAGCGGCAGGAGCAGCTGCGAAACCGGGCAGGAGCCAGGGATATCGAGATTGAGGAAGCACAGACAGAGGACGAGGCTGGAGGGGATAGTCAGAACGTCTATGAGACGGATTATAAGATTACAGCCAACAGCGCGTTAAGCGAATATCTTGCAGCCAATATGCTGACGGGCGCTTCGATGATAGACTTAAGCGACTTCCCGGAGAGCGCGGATCAGCAGTATCTATCCGATGCCTGGATGGAGGCGGTCTACCAGAACCCACTGATTCTTGGAGTCAAGAGCGCAGGCATCGCTGATGGCGGAAAGACGCTTATGGTACAGTACGATACGGACCCGGCGGCAATGGAAGAAAAGCAGAAAGAAATTGCAGAAGAGGTAAAAAGGGTCACAGGAGAGATCATTACGGACGATATGTCCGAACTGGACAAGGAACTGGCGATCAACCAATATCTCTGCGATACGGCTGAATATGATATGGATGCTCTTGATAATGCCGAGAAGAATAATTTTGAAACGGTAGATGAGCAGTTTAATGATTCTTTCACCCCATATGGCGTACTACTGAATAAGTCAGGCGTGTGCGCAAGCTATGCGGGGGCTTTTAAACTTCTGGCAGATGAGGCGGGATTAGAGAGTATCGTAGTGACAGGCAATCTGGAGGGAGAACTTCCTCATGCCTGGAATAAGATAAAGATTGACGGAGAATGGCAGATCGTTGACAGCACGAATAATGACAATGAGCTTATCTTTAACGCGCTGCTGAATCTTCCGGATAAGGCGGCTGGCAAGGTGCTGGTAGAGGATGACAGATATGTGCTGGATACCAGGATAGCACATTACCAGGCGCCGACAGATAAGATGGAGTATTACCGGCTTCAGAATAAATATTTCCAAAAAGACCAGATAGCAGATTCGCTTACGGCAGAACTAAAGAAAGGCAATGCGGCCGTACTTCGTACAGATTACGATCTGAATGACCAGCAGTTCAATGATATTGCCATGAAGGTGCTTGAGGAATACGGGAATGATGATCTTGCCGGATACTACTGGATGGGAGTCATATATCTGACGGACCAGGAATAA
- a CDS encoding DUF6612 family protein: protein MKKKLTATVTAALILTVAVSAAGCGKKATPENLLTDLNKNIKKVESVSGNMKMTASMGDDTGSAGMSMDVDMESTRKPAATHMDGEFSIKYNGSDINTTIEAYALIEDDEVVTYTNTNEAWSKSTSDDVEDALDINAFENLTKTHESFKKKEDLVKVNDKECFELTGKIGGKYLEGIMDEDMVNSFGSSGDILDEEKMEKAKIPCTIDIYKDSILPAKIHIDLKDLVQKSYADSYQNLEVEDYFVEITYFEYDNIKEIKVPKEALEATKGSDTDKDDQDDDKSAKSKKATPAKQSSELKDNWDSYTVQINDKVLTLPCEIKDLEAAGLALDTEDTAEDYVVNAGEYEFVFFKNDSGASVMIDMINQTDSPCKITECMVGGITVNEYDLEDGTLSVIFPGGIQIGGAKADVLSKYGETQDVYSDENFQMYTWKDADPEKYYNSCMIEFDAPTETIYEMQMQCYE from the coding sequence ATGAAGAAAAAGTTAACAGCAACAGTTACAGCAGCTTTGATTCTAACAGTCGCAGTAAGCGCGGCCGGCTGCGGAAAAAAGGCTACGCCAGAGAACCTTTTGACAGACTTGAACAAAAATATTAAGAAAGTAGAGTCTGTTTCTGGGAATATGAAGATGACGGCATCCATGGGAGATGACACGGGTTCTGCCGGCATGTCCATGGATGTGGATATGGAGTCAACCAGGAAGCCGGCGGCCACCCATATGGATGGAGAATTTTCCATCAAATATAATGGCTCAGATATCAATACGACGATCGAGGCATATGCGCTGATAGAAGACGATGAAGTGGTTACTTACACGAATACGAATGAAGCATGGTCAAAAAGCACTTCGGATGACGTAGAGGATGCGCTGGACATCAATGCATTTGAAAATCTTACCAAGACCCACGAGTCGTTTAAAAAGAAAGAAGATCTGGTAAAGGTAAATGATAAGGAATGCTTTGAACTGACCGGGAAAATTGGAGGAAAATACCTGGAAGGAATCATGGATGAAGATATGGTGAATTCTTTTGGCTCTTCCGGAGATATCCTGGATGAAGAAAAAATGGAAAAAGCCAAGATTCCATGTACCATAGACATTTACAAGGACAGTATTCTTCCTGCGAAGATCCATATTGATCTGAAAGATCTCGTACAGAAGTCTTATGCCGATAGCTACCAGAATCTTGAAGTAGAAGATTACTTTGTGGAAATCACATATTTTGAATATGATAACATAAAGGAGATCAAGGTTCCAAAGGAGGCATTGGAAGCGACCAAAGGAAGCGATACGGATAAAGACGATCAGGATGACGATAAATCTGCTAAGAGTAAGAAGGCTACCCCGGCAAAGCAGAGCAGCGAGCTGAAGGATAACTGGGACAGTTATACGGTTCAGATAAATGACAAGGTTCTAACGCTGCCATGTGAGATTAAGGATCTGGAAGCAGCAGGACTTGCCCTGGATACGGAGGATACGGCTGAGGATTATGTCGTGAATGCGGGCGAGTACGAGTTTGTCTTTTTTAAGAACGACTCGGGCGCATCCGTGATGATAGACATGATCAACCAGACAGACAGTCCTTGCAAAATTACCGAATGCATGGTAGGAGGGATCACGGTAAATGAATATGATCTGGAGGATGGAACTTTGTCCGTGATCTTCCCGGGAGGAATCCAGATTGGAGGCGCTAAGGCAGATGTTCTGTCAAAATATGGCGAGACGCAAGACGTATATTCCGATGAGAATTTCCAGATGTACACTTGGAAAGATGCTGATCCGGAGAAATATTATAACAGTTGTATGATAGAATTTGATGCGCCGACTGAAACCATATATGAGATGCAGATGCAGTGCTATGAGTAG
- the coaBC gene encoding bifunctional phosphopantothenoylcysteine decarboxylase/phosphopantothenate--cysteine ligase CoaBC, translating to MLKGKTILLGVTGGIAAYKSASLASMLVKSQAEVHVLMTEHATNFITPITFETLTGNRCVIDTFDRNFEFQVEHVALAQKADAFVIAPATANVIAKIAHGMADDMLTTTFLACKCPKIIVPAMNTAMYENAVTQNNLEALRKYGMEIIDPASGRLACGDTGAGKMPEPETILQHIYRCCACPKDMLGLKVLVTAGPTQEAIDPVRYITNHSSGKMGYSIARDCMLRGAQVTLVTGKTAIDPPMFVDVVPVISARDMFEAVTSRSRDMDIIIKAAAVADYRPSQVADEKVKKSDAELSIPLERTDDILKFLGDNKKPGQFLCGFSMETENMLENSKKKLVKKNLDMIIANNLKVKGAGFEADTNIVTMITPGSVTELELMSKDDVATLLVNHILELRQES from the coding sequence ATGTTAAAAGGAAAAACGATCCTCTTGGGCGTTACCGGAGGAATTGCAGCATATAAAAGCGCCAGCCTGGCCAGCATGCTGGTCAAATCCCAAGCCGAGGTCCATGTGCTTATGACCGAGCATGCTACAAACTTTATTACGCCGATTACCTTTGAGACGCTCACTGGCAACCGCTGCGTAATCGATACATTTGACAGGAATTTTGAATTCCAGGTTGAGCATGTTGCTCTTGCCCAGAAGGCGGACGCTTTCGTAATCGCCCCGGCAACTGCCAATGTGATTGCCAAGATTGCCCATGGTATGGCTGATGACATGCTGACAACTACCTTCCTGGCCTGCAAATGTCCTAAGATCATCGTGCCGGCGATGAATACGGCAATGTATGAGAATGCGGTAACCCAGAACAACCTGGAGGCGTTGAGAAAGTACGGTATGGAAATCATAGATCCTGCCAGCGGAAGGCTGGCATGCGGAGATACCGGAGCAGGGAAGATGCCGGAGCCTGAAACCATCCTCCAGCACATTTACAGATGCTGCGCCTGTCCCAAAGACATGCTGGGCTTAAAGGTTCTCGTTACCGCCGGGCCTACCCAGGAAGCCATCGATCCTGTCAGGTACATTACCAACCACTCTTCGGGAAAGATGGGATACAGTATCGCGAGGGACTGTATGCTAAGGGGAGCCCAGGTTACGCTGGTAACCGGCAAAACCGCTATAGATCCGCCGATGTTCGTCGATGTGGTTCCTGTCATTTCTGCCAGAGACATGTTCGAAGCCGTCACTTCCAGAAGCCGGGATATGGATATTATCATCAAGGCTGCTGCTGTTGCCGATTATCGTCCATCCCAGGTTGCAGATGAAAAGGTCAAGAAATCGGATGCCGAACTTAGCATCCCGCTGGAGCGCACGGACGATATTCTGAAATTCCTGGGCGATAACAAAAAGCCCGGCCAGTTCCTCTGCGGATTCTCTATGGAAACCGAGAATATGCTGGAGAATTCCAAGAAGAAACTGGTGAAAAAGAATCTGGATATGATCATCGCCAATAATCTAAAGGTGAAGGGAGCCGGATTTGAGGCCGACACCAATATTGTCACCATGATCACTCCGGGTTCTGTAACAGAACTGGAACTGATGAGCAAGGATGATGTTGCCACGCTGCTTGTCAATCATATCTTAGAACTCAGGCAGGAATCTTAG
- a CDS encoding helix-turn-helix domain-containing protein — MREYEILMLLREAYRFIGRENRRGYQRCMEQAKAAIDAMPKSRALRGEWLLISAISCPSDLDRLCVLFREAAELMEGHSRVLPHCAPLYDDYGAFAVCNKQPGHAEENIEKLAEAVRLFYGLTGGAMATDVCYRAQVAYYQGKIAEARTLAKEAFELSQQQGLVALWAAYILADLAKHQLDSRLWSFAYGYINAVAKGIRKADRCSREQALMFSCLLDMSLGLLHSVPDWVKAGDFGIISTSWGYELVEDKVLRGTLVPALVARLEYYCYCAQPVKALNIADTIQKVYGMGNVELDAYLEFFRAGSYAYMGDADRVRKALMRAVELLAPDGLWLIAAEFEPSFGELLHEVANRVDREGAIQIRKIGAGFWEKLAPLREELLLKTSVGLTKREREVAALLVEGRTNSEIAAALSISERTVKGHLTNIFRKYNISRRTQVARAMEQDGKIELAAWIT, encoded by the coding sequence ATGAGAGAGTATGAAATCCTTATGCTGCTGCGGGAAGCATACCGCTTTATTGGGCGTGAAAACAGAAGGGGATATCAGCGTTGCATGGAGCAGGCTAAGGCTGCTATCGATGCTATGCCAAAGAGTCGTGCGCTCCGGGGCGAATGGCTGCTTATATCCGCGATTTCCTGTCCTTCGGATTTAGACCGTCTCTGCGTCCTCTTCCGGGAAGCAGCAGAGCTGATGGAAGGACATTCCCGCGTTCTGCCGCATTGCGCGCCGCTGTATGATGACTATGGCGCGTTTGCTGTCTGCAATAAACAGCCTGGTCATGCTGAGGAAAATATAGAGAAACTGGCTGAGGCAGTTCGGCTGTTCTATGGTTTGACGGGCGGCGCAATGGCAACAGACGTGTGTTATCGCGCCCAGGTCGCTTATTATCAAGGCAAGATAGCCGAGGCCCGGACGCTGGCAAAGGAAGCGTTCGAACTGTCACAACAGCAGGGACTTGTGGCGTTATGGGCCGCCTACATACTGGCCGACCTCGCAAAGCACCAGCTGGACAGCAGATTGTGGAGTTTTGCCTATGGGTATATAAACGCCGTGGCAAAAGGGATACGCAAGGCTGATCGCTGCAGTAGAGAGCAGGCGCTGATGTTTTCCTGTCTGCTGGATATGTCGCTGGGGCTTTTGCACAGCGTCCCGGACTGGGTAAAGGCTGGTGACTTTGGAATCATATCCACTTCATGGGGCTACGAACTTGTCGAGGACAAGGTCCTTCGCGGAACCCTCGTCCCGGCCCTGGTGGCCCGGCTGGAATATTACTGTTACTGCGCCCAGCCAGTGAAGGCGCTGAACATTGCCGATACAATACAAAAGGTATACGGCATGGGAAACGTTGAACTGGACGCTTACCTAGAGTTTTTCCGGGCAGGCAGTTATGCTTACATGGGCGATGCCGATCGGGTGCGTAAAGCCCTGATGCGGGCAGTAGAACTTCTTGCTCCGGACGGCCTGTGGCTGATTGCCGCTGAATTTGAACCATCCTTTGGAGAACTTCTTCATGAAGTCGCCAATCGGGTAGACCGGGAAGGAGCAATCCAAATTCGGAAGATCGGCGCGGGTTTCTGGGAAAAGCTTGCGCCGCTTCGGGAAGAACTTCTGCTTAAAACTTCCGTCGGATTGACAAAGCGGGAGCGGGAAGTCGCCGCGCTGCTGGTAGAGGGAAGAACCAACAGTGAGATCGCCGCAGCATTGTCCATCAGCGAGCGAACAGTGAAGGGCCATCTGACTAATATTTTCAGGAAGTACAATATTTCGCGGCGTACCCAGGTGGCGAGGGCCATGGAACAGGACGGAAAAATAGAACTGGCTGCCTGGATCACTTGA
- a CDS encoding ECF transporter S component produces MKTKKHDTRWMVSVALMAAIVIVLANTPLGMIQLPIIKATTVHIPVIIGAILLGPSAGAILGAVFGVCSLISNTMAPTLLSFAFSPFMSTTGIPGALKAIWISVGCRILIGVVAGWLWILLSKLKVSQVIALPIVGFIGSMVNTVAVMGSIYLLFAQQYAQAREVGVTAVWGLIMGTVTASGIPEAIAAAVLVLALGKVLIQVFKKMNIGMMSTQLAK; encoded by the coding sequence ATGAAGACAAAGAAACACGACACACGTTGGATGGTCAGTGTTGCACTTATGGCAGCCATTGTCATCGTGCTGGCGAACACGCCGCTGGGGATGATTCAACTGCCGATTATTAAGGCGACAACTGTACACATTCCGGTAATTATCGGAGCGATTCTGTTAGGCCCATCAGCGGGAGCAATCCTGGGCGCCGTATTTGGCGTATGCTCATTGATCAGCAATACGATGGCGCCAACGCTTTTATCCTTTGCATTCTCACCATTCATGAGTACTACAGGGATACCGGGAGCATTAAAGGCAATCTGGATTTCAGTAGGATGCAGGATTTTGATTGGAGTAGTGGCAGGATGGCTATGGATTTTACTGAGCAAGTTAAAGGTAAGCCAGGTGATAGCGCTTCCAATCGTAGGATTCATCGGGTCAATGGTGAATACGGTGGCGGTTATGGGAAGCATCTACCTGTTATTCGCCCAGCAGTATGCGCAGGCCAGGGAAGTAGGCGTGACCGCGGTGTGGGGCCTGATTATGGGAACGGTGACTGCATCGGGAATACCAGAGGCAATTGCGGCAGCAGTGCTGGTACTGGCGTTAGGCAAAGTACTGATTCAGGTATTTAAGAAGATGAACATTGGAATGATGAGCACTCAGCTAGCAAAGTAA
- a CDS encoding MATE family efflux transporter, with protein sequence MTRPRTPGNPLAQDFTLIPLLRFAFPTIATMLFMGLYTMTDTIFISRLVNTNALSAVNIVCPVINIMVGLGTMTATGGSAIIARRMGEGQERQAKQDFTLIVLFGAFLGILVAVTGLFFLDHIIWGLGATDMLFPYCKDYLRILLLFAPASMLQTLFQNLTVTAGRPSLGLSLSVGAGIINIILDYLFMAVLGMGVMGAALGTGIGYVIPASIGILFFSGKNGTLSFVMPSLRLSVLAKSCANGSSEMVSQISSAVTTFFFNRAMLKMLGENGVAAITIIIYAQFLLTTLYIGFSMGVAPVISFNYGAGNLLRLKNICRICLRFIAVSSACIFLSSLLFGPKLVHLFAGSETLVYDIAAPGFVLFSFSFLFSGMNIFSSATFTALSNGRISALISFFRTFGLIMLCLLILPALIGVNGVWLAVPVAELLTFGVSAYFLHSCREKYSLGG encoded by the coding sequence ATGACGCGCCCTAGAACGCCTGGAAATCCTCTGGCGCAGGATTTTACGCTGATTCCCCTGCTTCGCTTCGCCTTTCCCACAATCGCCACCATGCTCTTCATGGGACTGTACACCATGACTGATACGATCTTCATATCCAGACTTGTAAACACAAATGCGCTCTCAGCCGTCAACATCGTCTGCCCTGTCATTAATATCATGGTAGGCCTGGGGACAATGACAGCAACTGGCGGCAGCGCCATTATCGCCCGCAGGATGGGCGAAGGCCAGGAGAGGCAGGCAAAGCAGGACTTTACTTTGATCGTATTGTTTGGCGCGTTCCTGGGAATTCTGGTCGCCGTCACAGGCCTTTTCTTTTTGGACCATATCATATGGGGGCTGGGAGCCACCGACATGCTGTTCCCTTACTGTAAAGATTATCTACGGATTCTGCTATTATTTGCCCCAGCAAGCATGCTGCAGACCTTGTTCCAGAATCTGACCGTCACAGCCGGAAGACCCTCGCTTGGCCTGTCTCTATCTGTCGGCGCAGGTATTATCAACATCATTTTAGACTATCTTTTTATGGCAGTCCTGGGTATGGGCGTCATGGGCGCCGCACTGGGAACAGGAATTGGTTATGTGATCCCGGCAAGCATCGGAATTCTGTTTTTCAGCGGCAAAAATGGCACCTTATCCTTTGTAATGCCATCCCTTCGCCTCTCGGTTCTGGCCAAAAGCTGTGCCAACGGCTCTTCCGAAATGGTCAGCCAGATCTCCTCCGCAGTCACCACTTTTTTCTTCAACCGCGCCATGCTGAAGATGCTGGGTGAAAATGGAGTTGCCGCCATAACGATCATTATATATGCCCAGTTCCTGCTGACCACTCTTTATATTGGATTTTCCATGGGCGTCGCGCCAGTCATCAGCTTCAACTATGGTGCCGGAAACCTCCTGCGGCTAAAGAATATCTGTAGGATCTGCCTGAGATTCATCGCTGTCAGCTCTGCCTGCATATTCCTTTCCTCTCTGCTTTTTGGCCCAAAGCTGGTACATCTTTTCGCTGGTTCGGAAACTCTGGTATATGACATTGCTGCGCCCGGATTCGTACTCTTTTCCTTCAGTTTCCTGTTCTCCGGCATGAATATCTTTTCCTCTGCCACATTTACTGCTTTATCCAATGGCAGGATATCAGCCCTGATCTCTTTTTTCAGAACCTTTGGATTGATCATGCTATGCCTGCTCATCCTTCCTGCGCTCATCGGAGTAAATGGCGTGTGGCTGGCGGTTCCCGTTGCCGAACTGCTTACCTTTGGAGTGTCCGCATACTTTCTTCATTCCTGCCGAGAAAAATATTCCTTAGGAGGATAG
- a CDS encoding helix-turn-helix domain-containing protein encodes MNKVENIISVINYIEEHLSEKLTLSSIAKSVGYSKYHLHRIFSDTVGLSIHDYVQRRQLTEAAKLLVFSDRPILEIALISGYESQQAFTNIFRQMYKKSPNEYRSDEEFYPLQLKFDLKAGSPQNHTMMDAKENISFATAEDIPVWMDLVHLVVDGFPHLNESEYLMTLKEYIRKKQALILKSEGIAVAVMTISHNTGSIDFFGVHPLYRNSNIARLFLDKLMNELLADRSISITTFREGDKADTGYRDAYLNLGFAEAELLTEFGYPTQRLILAKEAGGNTDDAP; translated from the coding sequence ATGAACAAAGTAGAAAACATTATATCAGTCATCAATTATATAGAAGAACATTTGAGCGAGAAATTGACCTTATCTTCTATCGCCAAATCGGTTGGATATTCAAAATACCATCTGCACCGGATATTCTCCGATACCGTGGGACTCTCCATCCACGATTATGTCCAGCGCAGGCAATTGACAGAAGCCGCCAAACTGCTTGTTTTCTCTGACAGGCCTATACTGGAGATTGCCTTAATCTCCGGATATGAGAGCCAGCAGGCTTTTACGAATATCTTCCGGCAGATGTATAAAAAATCGCCCAACGAATACCGGTCAGATGAAGAGTTCTATCCCTTGCAGTTAAAGTTTGATTTGAAGGCAGGGTCGCCTCAGAACCATACGATGATGGATGCAAAAGAGAATATTTCCTTTGCCACAGCGGAAGATATCCCTGTATGGATGGACTTGGTCCATCTGGTCGTAGACGGATTCCCCCATCTGAACGAATCCGAATATCTTATGACTCTAAAAGAATATATCCGCAAAAAGCAGGCGCTGATCTTAAAAAGCGAAGGAATCGCTGTTGCGGTAATGACCATAAGCCATAACACGGGCAGCATTGATTTTTTTGGAGTTCATCCTCTTTATCGGAACTCCAATATTGCCCGGCTGTTCCTTGATAAGCTTATGAATGAGCTTCTGGCTGACCGAAGCATCTCTATCACCACTTTCCGCGAAGGGGACAAGGCGGACACTGGCTACCGGGATGCCTATCTGAATCTGGGATTTGCAGAAGCAGAACTACTGACAGAATTCGGCTATCCTACGCAGAGGCTTATACTTGCGAAAGAGGCAGGAGGCAATACCGATGACGCGCCCTAG